From Cyanobacteria bacterium QS_8_64_29:
GCCCTGGAAACGGTCGCCGGCACTGTCCCCGCATTGGGTGACTTGTTTGATGCCGCTTGGAAAGCTAACGCCAAAAACTTGGCCTTGCTTGAGCGGCACCTGCAGGCACCGACCAGCGAGCCCGCCACGGCTTGGGGCACCGTGGGACTGCTGTTAGGCGGGTTACTACTGCTAGGAGCCGGCTTGGCGATCACGAGCGTTGCCCTTGTTGCAGCGCTGCTAGGCGCGATCGGCTAGCGAGAT
This genomic window contains:
- a CDS encoding DUF4112 domain-containing protein; the encoded protein is MTEGDRDRVPARLRSLSYLLDNAIPIPGTGIRIGLDPLLGLLPTAGDGLGMVLSAYILIEAARLGASPALLARMAFNIALETVAGTVPALGDLFDAAWKANAKNLALLERHLQAPTSEPATAWGTVGLLLGGLLLLGAGLAITSVALVAALLGAIG